A genome region from Oncorhynchus masou masou isolate Uvic2021 chromosome 14, UVic_Omas_1.1, whole genome shotgun sequence includes the following:
- the LOC135554699 gene encoding gastrula zinc finger protein XlCGF57.1-like isoform X2 produces the protein MDRASQSPSTLPESPGHNSPGSALLLDLKRVSVRLVDCRKTPGQSGAVREGHGEGDLISSRDSPPLSGRDLSSGELQQQHVADEAEQSLSQSEHLKHQHRRTGKKSHHSCSDCGKSFTTRRSFIIHLRIHTGEKPYHCYQCGKSFNQSGNLTTHQVTHTGEKPYSCDQCGKSFARSGQLTTHRVTHTGEKPYSCVQCGKSFNQAGNLTAHQLTHTGEKPYSCDQCGKSFNHSGNLTAHQVTHTGEKPYSCEQCGKRFAHASNLTRHQVTHTEEKPYSCDQCGKSFAQASNLTRHQVTHTEEKPYSCDQCGKRFATYYTFKYHLRIHTGEKPYPCLDCGKNFASAGSLTIHQSVHTGEKPYSCHQCGKSFAVANTLIIHQRIHTGEKPYSCNLCGKSFAVVSTLNKHQRIHTGEKPYSCDQCGKSFALSDKLTIHQRTHTGERPYRCDQCGKSFARASTLNSHKRTHTGEKPYSCDQCGKSFAELGTLNSHQRTHTREKPYVCLCGKSFSLLGQIKKHQKSKTCHISSPSYTRQWL, from the exons GACAGAGCAAGTCAGTCCCCCTCCACCCTGCCAGAGTCCCCTGGTCACAactctcctggtagcgccttaCTGCTGGATCTGAAGAGGGTTTCTGTGCGGCTGGTCGACTGCAGGAAAACACCAGGGCAGAGTGGAGCTGTGAGAGAAGGACACGGGGAGGGAGATTTGATTTCATCAA GggactctcctcctctcagtggGAGGGACTTATCATCTGGGGAGCTTCAACAACAACATGTTGCTGACGAGGCAGAGCAGAGTCTCTCCCAATCAGAACACCTCAAACACCAGCACAGACGTACAGGGAAGAAATCTCACCacagctgctctgactgtgggaagagtttcacaaCACGGAGATCCTTCATAATTCACCTGCGTATTCACACCGGAGAGAAGCCTTATCACTGttatcagtgtgggaagagcttcaatcAGTCAGGCAACCTGACaacacaccaggtaacacacactggagagaagccttatagctgtgatcagtgtgggaagagctttgctCGGTCTGGACAGCTGACTACACACCGGgtaacacacactggagagaagccttatagctgtgttcagtgtggaaagagctttAATCAGGCAGGCAACCTGACAGCACACCAgctaacacacactggagagaagccttacagctgtgatcagtgtgggaagagcttcaatcACTCAGGCAACCTGACAGcccaccaggtaacacacactggagagaagccttatagctgtgagcAATGTGGGAAGAGGTTTGCTCACGCTTCCAACCTAACTCGACACCAGGTGACACACACAGAAGAGAAGCCTtacagctgtgatcaatgtgggaagagttttgctcAAGCTTCCAACCTAACTcgacaccaggtaacacacacagaagaaaagccttacagctgtgatcaatgtgggaagaggttTGCTACATATTACACATTCAAATATCATCTGAGAATtcatacaggggagaagccttacccctGCCTTGATTGTGGGAAAAACTTTGCGAGTGCAGGATCCCTAACCATACACCAGAgtgtacacacaggagagaagccttacagctgtcatcagtgtgggaagagctttgctGTAGCTAACACCCTGATTATACACCAGCGcattcacactggagagaagccttatagctgtaatCTGTGTGGAAAGAGCTTTGCTGTGGTTTCCACCTTGAATAAACACCAGCGcatacacactggagagaagccatatagctgtgatcagtgtgggaagagctttgctCTATCAGATAAACTAACTATacaccagcgaacacacacaggagagaggccttatcgctgtgatcagtgtggaaagagctttGCTCGAGCTTCCACCCTGAATTCACACAagcgaacacacacaggagagaagccttatagctgtgatcagtgtggaaagagctttGCTGAGTTAGGGACCCTGAATTcacaccagcgaacacacactAGAGAGAAACCCTATGTCTGTCTATGTGGAAAGAGTTTTTCTCTTTTAGGGCAAATTAAAAAACACCAGAAATCAAAAACGTGCCATATTTCATCTCCATCCTATACCCGACAGTGGTTATAG
- the LOC135554699 gene encoding gastrula zinc finger protein XlCGF57.1-like isoform X1 — translation MDRDRASQSPSTLPESPGHNSPGSALLLDLKRVSVRLVDCRKTPGQSGAVREGHGEGDLISSRDSPPLSGRDLSSGELQQQHVADEAEQSLSQSEHLKHQHRRTGKKSHHSCSDCGKSFTTRRSFIIHLRIHTGEKPYHCYQCGKSFNQSGNLTTHQVTHTGEKPYSCDQCGKSFARSGQLTTHRVTHTGEKPYSCVQCGKSFNQAGNLTAHQLTHTGEKPYSCDQCGKSFNHSGNLTAHQVTHTGEKPYSCEQCGKRFAHASNLTRHQVTHTEEKPYSCDQCGKSFAQASNLTRHQVTHTEEKPYSCDQCGKRFATYYTFKYHLRIHTGEKPYPCLDCGKNFASAGSLTIHQSVHTGEKPYSCHQCGKSFAVANTLIIHQRIHTGEKPYSCNLCGKSFAVVSTLNKHQRIHTGEKPYSCDQCGKSFALSDKLTIHQRTHTGERPYRCDQCGKSFARASTLNSHKRTHTGEKPYSCDQCGKSFAELGTLNSHQRTHTREKPYVCLCGKSFSLLGQIKKHQKSKTCHISSPSYTRQWL, via the exons GACAGAGCAAGTCAGTCCCCCTCCACCCTGCCAGAGTCCCCTGGTCACAactctcctggtagcgccttaCTGCTGGATCTGAAGAGGGTTTCTGTGCGGCTGGTCGACTGCAGGAAAACACCAGGGCAGAGTGGAGCTGTGAGAGAAGGACACGGGGAGGGAGATTTGATTTCATCAA GggactctcctcctctcagtggGAGGGACTTATCATCTGGGGAGCTTCAACAACAACATGTTGCTGACGAGGCAGAGCAGAGTCTCTCCCAATCAGAACACCTCAAACACCAGCACAGACGTACAGGGAAGAAATCTCACCacagctgctctgactgtgggaagagtttcacaaCACGGAGATCCTTCATAATTCACCTGCGTATTCACACCGGAGAGAAGCCTTATCACTGttatcagtgtgggaagagcttcaatcAGTCAGGCAACCTGACaacacaccaggtaacacacactggagagaagccttatagctgtgatcagtgtgggaagagctttgctCGGTCTGGACAGCTGACTACACACCGGgtaacacacactggagagaagccttatagctgtgttcagtgtggaaagagctttAATCAGGCAGGCAACCTGACAGCACACCAgctaacacacactggagagaagccttacagctgtgatcagtgtgggaagagcttcaatcACTCAGGCAACCTGACAGcccaccaggtaacacacactggagagaagccttatagctgtgagcAATGTGGGAAGAGGTTTGCTCACGCTTCCAACCTAACTCGACACCAGGTGACACACACAGAAGAGAAGCCTtacagctgtgatcaatgtgggaagagttttgctcAAGCTTCCAACCTAACTcgacaccaggtaacacacacagaagaaaagccttacagctgtgatcaatgtgggaagaggttTGCTACATATTACACATTCAAATATCATCTGAGAATtcatacaggggagaagccttacccctGCCTTGATTGTGGGAAAAACTTTGCGAGTGCAGGATCCCTAACCATACACCAGAgtgtacacacaggagagaagccttacagctgtcatcagtgtgggaagagctttgctGTAGCTAACACCCTGATTATACACCAGCGcattcacactggagagaagccttatagctgtaatCTGTGTGGAAAGAGCTTTGCTGTGGTTTCCACCTTGAATAAACACCAGCGcatacacactggagagaagccatatagctgtgatcagtgtgggaagagctttgctCTATCAGATAAACTAACTATacaccagcgaacacacacaggagagaggccttatcgctgtgatcagtgtggaaagagctttGCTCGAGCTTCCACCCTGAATTCACACAagcgaacacacacaggagagaagccttatagctgtgatcagtgtggaaagagctttGCTGAGTTAGGGACCCTGAATTcacaccagcgaacacacactAGAGAGAAACCCTATGTCTGTCTATGTGGAAAGAGTTTTTCTCTTTTAGGGCAAATTAAAAAACACCAGAAATCAAAAACGTGCCATATTTCATCTCCATCCTATACCCGACAGTGGTTATAG